The proteins below come from a single Elusimicrobiaceae bacterium genomic window:
- the ychF gene encoding redox-regulated ATPase YchF, protein MFMEIGIVGLPNVGKSTLFNALTCAGAEASNYPFCTIEPNVGIVAIPDKRLDQLFDMFKPPKKTAAFIKFVDIAGIVKGASQGEGLGNKFLANIREVDAIIHVVRLFEDENVTHVMNSVDPLRDIEVINTELMLADLESASKICDRLGSNAKSGKKEAVAAFETMKKIKAALEDGKPVSALGLEPEVLREYQFLTAKPVLYVGNNSETRNVANAEKVAQYAQETNAGFVELSVKFEADIAEFSEEEKKAFLAETGNDYTGLERVVREGMKLLNLCTYFTAGPEVEVRSWLIPVGCTAPQAAGKIHSDFEKGFIRADVYTFDDLAKYGDEKSLREHGLIRSEGKEYIVKDGDVCLFKVNA, encoded by the coding sequence ATTTTCATGGAAATTGGTATCGTAGGACTGCCCAATGTAGGCAAATCCACCCTTTTTAATGCACTTACTTGTGCCGGCGCAGAAGCCAGCAATTATCCTTTTTGTACCATTGAGCCCAATGTGGGTATCGTGGCTATTCCGGACAAACGGTTGGACCAATTGTTTGATATGTTTAAACCTCCCAAGAAAACGGCTGCTTTTATCAAATTCGTAGATATTGCCGGTATTGTAAAAGGGGCCAGCCAAGGAGAGGGACTGGGCAATAAATTTTTGGCCAATATTCGTGAAGTGGACGCCATTATTCATGTGGTGCGTTTGTTTGAAGACGAAAATGTCACCCATGTTATGAACTCTGTAGATCCTTTGCGCGATATTGAGGTCATCAATACGGAACTTATGTTGGCTGATTTGGAATCTGCCAGCAAAATTTGCGATCGTTTAGGCAGTAATGCCAAAAGCGGCAAGAAAGAAGCAGTGGCTGCCTTTGAAACCATGAAAAAAATCAAAGCCGCATTGGAAGATGGAAAACCGGTGTCTGCTTTGGGCTTAGAACCGGAAGTCTTGCGCGAATATCAATTTTTAACGGCAAAACCCGTTTTGTATGTGGGGAATAACTCTGAAACGCGCAACGTGGCCAATGCTGAAAAAGTGGCCCAATATGCCCAAGAAACCAATGCCGGATTTGTGGAACTTTCCGTAAAATTTGAAGCCGACATTGCCGAATTTTCTGAAGAAGAAAAGAAAGCCTTTTTAGCCGAAACCGGCAATGATTACACCGGTTTGGAGCGTGTGGTGCGCGAAGGCATGAAATTGTTAAACCTTTGTACCTATTTTACGGCAGGGCCGGAAGTGGAAGTGCGCAGTTGGCTGATTCCTGTAGGTTGTACCGCTCCTCAAGCGGCGGGAAAAATCCACAGTGATTTTGAAAAAGGTTTTATTCGCGCCGACGTTTATACTTTTGACGATTTGGCTAAATACGGTGATGAAAAGTCTTTGCGTGAGCATGGGCTGATTCGCTCTGAAGGAAAAGAATATATTGTAAAGGACGGCGATGTCTGCCTGTTTAAAGTCAATGCCTAA
- the rlmD gene encoding 23S rRNA (uracil(1939)-C(5))-methyltransferase RlmD, translating to MPKITCKHFKQCGGCAMLDLAYEDQVAKKQERLKEILKDFWSADIPATKTDNPVFFRNKVELGFCRQPIWKEPFDKKVKRDKTVPLEFEQTLGFKLKGRWDRAVDIEQCYLFDEHLIPLLQAVRAWAQAENLEYYDHRKHTGILRHIMLRVGKNTGEAIVVLFVTDDVPEKSFVNAVESVWPEANIMIAVNTGLADTAAPESLRVLKGKDFISEKIILSSPAGKQEREVTFKLSPQSFFQTNTLSAQKMYSRVRALVKEISPKVIYDLYGGAGSFSLSCADLCEKSLCVESVAPAIYNGIENAKINDVKNVQFFCAKVEDFVKQQPLERKDVLIILDPPRSGMHPKAAKAVAESGVKNILYISCNPVTLAADLKILTQYYDVKDVEAFDFFPHTDHIETLVQLKLK from the coding sequence ATGCCTAAGATTACTTGCAAACATTTCAAACAATGCGGCGGTTGCGCCATGTTGGATTTGGCTTATGAAGATCAAGTAGCCAAAAAACAAGAACGTTTAAAAGAAATTTTAAAAGATTTTTGGTCTGCGGATATCCCCGCTACCAAAACGGACAATCCCGTTTTCTTTCGCAATAAAGTGGAGTTGGGCTTTTGCCGTCAGCCCATTTGGAAAGAGCCTTTTGATAAAAAAGTAAAGCGCGATAAAACCGTTCCGTTGGAGTTTGAGCAAACTTTGGGTTTTAAACTCAAAGGCCGTTGGGACCGCGCAGTAGATATTGAGCAATGTTATCTTTTTGATGAGCATTTAATTCCGCTTTTGCAAGCGGTACGCGCATGGGCCCAAGCGGAAAATTTGGAGTATTACGATCACCGTAAACATACGGGTATATTGCGCCATATTATGTTGCGCGTGGGAAAAAATACCGGTGAGGCGATTGTAGTCTTGTTTGTGACGGACGACGTGCCCGAAAAAAGTTTTGTAAATGCGGTAGAAAGCGTTTGGCCTGAAGCGAATATTATGATAGCGGTCAATACTGGCTTAGCCGATACGGCCGCACCGGAAAGTTTGCGCGTATTGAAAGGGAAAGACTTTATCAGTGAAAAAATTATTTTATCTTCTCCCGCCGGCAAACAAGAGCGTGAAGTGACGTTTAAACTTTCTCCGCAGTCTTTCTTTCAAACCAATACGTTATCTGCACAGAAGATGTACTCTCGCGTGCGGGCTTTGGTCAAAGAAATTTCCCCCAAAGTGATTTATGATTTGTATGGCGGAGCGGGCAGTTTTTCACTTTCTTGTGCCGATTTGTGCGAAAAAAGCCTGTGTGTGGAGTCTGTAGCACCGGCTATTTACAACGGTATTGAAAACGCCAAAATCAATGACGTCAAAAACGTGCAATTTTTCTGCGCTAAAGTAGAAGATTTTGTAAAGCAACAACCGTTGGAACGCAAAGACGTGCTGATTATTTTGGACCCTCCTCGCTCGGGCATGCACCCCAAAGCAGCCAAAGCGGTGGCCGAATCTGGCGTAAAAAATATATTGTATATTTCTTGCAATCCCGTCACTTTGGCGGCAGATTTAAAAATCCTGACTCAATATTATGATGTAAAAGATGTGGAAGCCTTTGATTTCTTTCCGCATACGGACCATATTGAAACCTTGGTACAACTGAAACTGAAATAA
- a CDS encoding RDD family protein, with amino-acid sequence MQKSNFWRLFGAYLVDFVLTFFATWLMWKLFEACFPQALIGKNGASVFFCVLTMCAFIPNLSYFVWSEYLWKKTLGKRVLCIEVLEGNRRPSVKKLLKAYGIDFLLSIPVTTACIMVGLFLQAIIIFDRRMNTLDYCIMLGIVLLFLSMIVLYFSICESVWGKTLGKKLMDLQVVQAAPAKTKFL; translated from the coding sequence ATGCAGAAATCAAATTTTTGGCGGTTATTTGGTGCATATTTGGTCGATTTTGTGCTTACTTTTTTTGCCACTTGGTTAATGTGGAAACTTTTTGAGGCATGTTTCCCTCAAGCATTAATTGGTAAAAATGGCGCTTCTGTGTTTTTTTGTGTTCTTACAATGTGCGCTTTTATTCCTAACTTATCGTATTTTGTGTGGAGTGAATACTTGTGGAAAAAGACTCTTGGGAAGAGAGTGCTGTGTATAGAAGTGCTCGAGGGGAACCGACGGCCATCCGTAAAAAAATTATTGAAAGCATATGGGATAGATTTTTTACTTTCCATTCCTGTGACGACCGCATGTATCATGGTAGGGTTATTTTTGCAAGCTATCATTATTTTTGATCGTCGTATGAATACTCTTGATTATTGCATAATGCTAGGAATCGTACTATTGTTTTTGAGTATGATTGTGTTATATTTTTCCATTTGTGAAAGTGTATGGGGTAAAACCCTCGGTAAAAAACTAATGGATTTGCAAGTGGTGCAAGCTGCCCCTGCTAAAACTAAATTCTTATGA
- a CDS encoding UvrD-helicase domain-containing protein, with product MTIQEALKSLNPQQLSAVDYNEGPCLIVAGAGTGKTKTLTTKIAKLIHDGYAPYRILAVTFTNKAAQEMRDRVEVLVPGQSRNVWIHTFHSFGVRLLRQNAEKLGLTRDFAIYDDNEQKKLVTLLLEQMGVKDPKKEAGQIVSLISRAKDDCISPEMLSTSATASGLDFKIRAAEIYKRYEQKLKEAGALDFGDLLVKTLQLLRDHQDIREYYQQFFQYILVDEYQDTNHTQYLITRMLAEKHRKLCVVGDPDQSIYSWRGANIRNILEFEKDFHDAKTITLEQNYRSTKVILDASNKLIAKNSKRKEKSLFTDKQHGDDIEVHQSATEGQEAVWVAQNVKALVGQGGYSLNEIAVFYRTNAQSRNFEDTFRRYQIPYRLIGTVRFYDRKEIKDILCYARLLINPHDDISLLRVINTPTRGLGKTAQERLLAYGQTNGLSLYGALKAVQSVPDLTPMARRAAVEFVRLVEGWRADMFIATPTDVMDKILKTSGYTKMIEAEIEKDPEAESRLQNLDELMNAVKEYEDRCAKYDKEASLSDFLQEISLLTGTDETQVGEGGAVTLMTVHLAKGLEFNGVFVTGLEENLFPLDRDDSDEMEEERRLCYVAMTRAREKLFMTYSAQRRKYGKTYENIPSRFLFESGLLSEEDREQFEQSQPRYDNFKTKYGLYGQGGGFYGGSKNKSGYQGSTGRSNSSYNGFEGFVSRSQFQKKYDEHGYEVQDNDLDYTSSSYKRSSGLGSLYASGSSYGGRGFSSSDNRRQFPTGSSYASAAPKQEKGTSTTAGNGKTVVVGGKVKHGAFGEGTITAVAGSGDNCKITVVFNNRVSRTFMLKFAPLEIL from the coding sequence ATGACCATACAAGAAGCTTTAAAATCTTTAAATCCGCAGCAACTTTCGGCCGTAGATTACAATGAAGGGCCTTGTTTAATTGTGGCCGGTGCCGGTACGGGTAAAACCAAAACCTTAACCACCAAAATTGCCAAACTTATTCACGATGGGTATGCACCGTACCGCATTTTGGCGGTGACGTTTACCAATAAAGCCGCCCAAGAAATGAGGGATCGTGTGGAAGTTTTAGTGCCGGGTCAAAGCCGCAATGTATGGATTCACACATTCCACTCTTTCGGTGTACGTCTTTTGCGCCAAAACGCAGAAAAATTGGGACTTACGCGTGATTTTGCTATTTATGACGATAATGAACAAAAGAAACTCGTCACCTTGCTTTTAGAACAAATGGGCGTCAAAGACCCTAAAAAAGAAGCAGGTCAAATTGTGAGTTTGATTTCTCGTGCGAAAGACGATTGTATTTCTCCGGAAATGCTTTCCACTTCCGCCACAGCCAGCGGATTAGATTTTAAAATCCGCGCAGCTGAGATTTACAAACGTTATGAGCAAAAACTCAAAGAGGCAGGAGCTTTGGATTTTGGTGATTTGCTCGTTAAAACTTTGCAACTCTTGCGCGATCACCAAGACATTCGGGAGTATTACCAACAGTTTTTCCAATATATTTTAGTCGATGAGTATCAGGATACCAACCATACCCAATACCTCATTACGCGTATGCTCGCTGAAAAGCACCGCAAATTGTGCGTAGTGGGAGACCCTGACCAAAGCATTTATTCTTGGCGTGGTGCGAATATTCGCAATATTTTGGAATTTGAAAAAGATTTTCATGACGCCAAAACCATTACGTTGGAGCAAAACTACCGCTCTACCAAAGTGATTTTGGATGCTTCCAATAAACTGATTGCCAAAAATAGCAAGCGCAAAGAAAAAAGTTTGTTTACAGACAAACAACATGGCGATGACATCGAAGTACATCAATCTGCCACCGAAGGACAAGAGGCCGTATGGGTGGCGCAAAATGTGAAGGCTTTGGTGGGGCAAGGGGGATATTCGCTAAATGAAATAGCCGTTTTTTATCGTACCAATGCGCAGAGTCGTAATTTTGAAGACACATTCCGTCGTTATCAAATCCCCTACCGTTTAATCGGTACGGTACGTTTCTATGACCGTAAAGAAATTAAGGATATCCTGTGTTATGCGCGGCTACTGATTAATCCGCATGACGATATTAGTCTGTTGCGTGTAATCAATACACCGACGCGCGGTTTGGGTAAGACGGCGCAAGAACGCTTGCTTGCGTATGGGCAGACCAACGGACTTTCTTTGTATGGGGCACTAAAAGCAGTGCAAAGTGTGCCGGATTTAACACCGATGGCCAGACGTGCGGCAGTGGAATTTGTACGTTTGGTGGAAGGGTGGCGCGCGGATATGTTTATCGCCACACCTACAGATGTAATGGATAAGATTTTAAAGACGTCCGGTTATACCAAAATGATCGAGGCCGAGATAGAAAAAGACCCCGAAGCCGAAAGTCGTTTGCAAAACTTGGACGAATTGATGAACGCAGTAAAAGAGTATGAAGACCGTTGCGCCAAGTATGACAAAGAGGCCTCTTTATCTGATTTCTTGCAAGAAATTTCTTTGTTAACGGGTACAGATGAAACCCAAGTGGGCGAGGGCGGTGCCGTCACTTTAATGACGGTACACTTGGCCAAAGGGCTTGAGTTTAACGGAGTTTTTGTGACGGGTCTTGAAGAAAATCTATTTCCTTTAGACCGTGATGATAGTGATGAAATGGAAGAAGAACGGCGTTTGTGTTATGTGGCTATGACTCGCGCGCGGGAAAAACTATTCATGACCTATTCGGCCCAACGTCGTAAATACGGTAAAACGTATGAAAATATACCGTCACGTTTTTTGTTTGAGAGCGGGCTTTTGAGTGAAGAAGACCGCGAGCAATTTGAGCAAAGCCAACCCCGCTACGATAATTTTAAAACCAAATACGGCTTGTATGGGCAAGGCGGCGGTTTTTACGGTGGAAGTAAAAATAAAAGCGGCTATCAGGGCAGTACGGGCCGCAGCAACAGTAGTTATAACGGATTTGAGGGTTTTGTCAGCCGTAGCCAATTCCAAAAAAAATATGATGAACACGGCTATGAGGTGCAAGACAATGATTTAGATTATACATCTTCTTCTTACAAGCGTTCTTCAGGTTTAGGTTCTTTGTATGCCAGCGGTTCTTCTTATGGCGGCAGAGGTTTTTCGTCTTCTGACAATCGCCGGCAGTTTCCTACCGGTTCCTCTTACGCCTCCGCCGCACCTAAACAAGAAAAAGGTACTTCCACTACTGCAGGAAATGGCAAGACGGTGGTCGTGGGGGGAAAAGTGAAACATGGGGCCTTTGGCGAAGGAACGATTACGGCAGTGGCCGGTTCAGGCGATAATTGCAAAATTACGGTGGTGTTTAACAATCGCGTAAGCCGGACATTTATGCTCAAGTTTGCTCCGCTGGAAATATTGTAA
- a CDS encoding aspartyl/glutamyl-tRNA amidotransferase subunit C, with amino-acid sequence MRLDEKHATTCARMVKMALTEKEAQKYQAELQELFAWVKQLSEVDVSQVQTSAAVRAAYLRPDVAVTDEALSEQLVGAFSAQEGHCAKVKKVL; translated from the coding sequence ATGAGATTAGATGAAAAACACGCCACGACGTGCGCACGCATGGTCAAAATGGCACTAACTGAAAAAGAGGCCCAAAAATATCAGGCCGAACTGCAAGAACTTTTTGCTTGGGTAAAACAACTTTCTGAAGTAGACGTAAGCCAAGTGCAAACGTCTGCTGCCGTACGTGCGGCTTATTTACGTCCGGACGTTGCTGTCACCGATGAGGCTTTGTCTGAACAATTGGTGGGTGCTTTCAGTGCTCAGGAAGGGCACTGTGCTAAAGTGAAGAAGGTGCTTTAA
- the gatA gene encoding Asp-tRNA(Asn)/Glu-tRNA(Gln) amidotransferase subunit GatA — protein MKTVFEIAQAVQAGTLSARKAVEDALQKIKELNPQINAFVEVWADEALQRADEIDARRAKGEKLGPLAGVPIGIKDNILYKGHKATCCSEMLANYVAPYNATVVEKLLAADAVIVGRTNMDEFAMGSSNQTSVYGPVHNPIDFDRVPGGSSGGSAAAVAAGMVPACLGTDTGGSVRQPASFCGVVGIKPGYGRVSRYGVVAFSSSADQVGVLASDVKGAALVLETLCGVDENDSTSLENEVPAFSQNFTADLKGLKIGMPKGFLDDLGAEVKEKILASAEKFKTLGAEVVEVDVPHAKYSASCYYIITSAEASSNLGRFDGLRYGYNDDQATDLNANYESNRSVFGEEVKKRIIIGATALKSENFEECYMQAFKVRELIKKDFEKAFANVDIILTPTSPTTAFHLGEHKDNPLAVYLADLYTCQGNMGGLAGISIPCGEDKLGLPIGLQLYGPILQEEKILNAAYHFEKAL, from the coding sequence ATGAAAACTGTTTTTGAAATTGCTCAAGCCGTACAAGCCGGCACTTTAAGCGCGCGTAAAGCGGTAGAAGATGCTTTGCAAAAAATAAAAGAATTAAACCCTCAAATTAATGCTTTTGTAGAAGTGTGGGCAGACGAGGCTTTGCAAAGAGCCGACGAAATAGATGCCCGTCGTGCCAAAGGGGAAAAATTGGGACCATTGGCCGGAGTGCCGATTGGCATTAAAGATAATATTTTATACAAAGGCCACAAGGCTACTTGCTGTTCTGAAATGTTGGCCAACTATGTAGCTCCGTATAACGCAACGGTGGTGGAAAAGTTGCTGGCGGCCGATGCCGTAATTGTGGGGCGTACCAATATGGACGAATTTGCTATGGGTAGCAGCAATCAAACTTCTGTGTATGGCCCTGTGCATAATCCGATAGATTTTGACCGTGTTCCAGGCGGAAGTTCCGGCGGAAGTGCCGCCGCTGTGGCAGCCGGTATGGTGCCTGCTTGTTTGGGCACTGATACAGGCGGTTCTGTACGTCAACCGGCTTCTTTCTGCGGTGTTGTCGGTATTAAGCCGGGATACGGCCGCGTATCGCGTTATGGGGTGGTGGCGTTTTCTTCCAGCGCTGACCAAGTGGGCGTGCTGGCCTCTGATGTAAAAGGGGCGGCCTTAGTTTTGGAAACTTTGTGCGGAGTAGATGAAAATGACTCCACTTCTTTGGAAAATGAAGTACCCGCATTTAGCCAAAATTTTACGGCAGATCTGAAAGGTTTAAAAATAGGTATGCCCAAAGGATTTTTAGATGACTTGGGTGCGGAAGTAAAAGAGAAAATTTTAGCCTCAGCGGAAAAATTTAAAACATTGGGTGCAGAAGTTGTGGAAGTGGATGTTCCGCATGCCAAATATTCTGCCTCTTGCTATTACATTATCACCAGTGCCGAAGCCAGCTCTAATTTGGGCCGTTTTGACGGACTGCGTTATGGATATAATGATGATCAAGCCACAGATTTAAATGCCAATTACGAGTCAAACCGTTCCGTTTTTGGCGAAGAAGTCAAAAAGAGAATTATCATCGGGGCTACGGCTTTAAAATCTGAAAATTTTGAAGAATGTTATATGCAGGCCTTCAAAGTAAGGGAACTGATTAAAAAAGATTTTGAAAAAGCCTTTGCCAATGTAGATATTATTTTGACACCTACTTCTCCTACGACGGCTTTTCACTTGGGAGAACATAAAGATAATCCGCTGGCTGTTTATTTGGCTGATTTGTACACTTGCCAAGGCAATATGGGCGGACTGGCTGGCATCAGCATTCCATGCGGAGAAGATAAATTGGGCTTGCCGATAGGTTTGCAATTATACGGACCTATTTTGCAAGAGGAAAAAATACTTAACGCAGCTTATCATTTTGAGAAAGCATTATGA
- a CDS encoding NUDIX domain-containing protein translates to MIVSEFSCGGVILDGRKVLLVQVKNMKGRKIWTFPKGHIEPGETPRQAALREVLEETGYKAVIVRPMIRVKYAFTFQGNYIKKMVQWYLMKKLGRIGKHDASEILAIRWVSLAKARELVQYPSDIRLVEMLMSSMGVAPATEEPETENEVE, encoded by the coding sequence ATGATTGTTTCGGAATTTTCTTGCGGCGGCGTGATTTTGGACGGGCGCAAAGTGTTGCTTGTGCAAGTCAAAAACATGAAAGGCCGAAAAATTTGGACGTTTCCCAAAGGGCATATTGAACCGGGGGAAACGCCCCGTCAGGCCGCGTTGCGTGAAGTGTTGGAAGAAACCGGTTATAAAGCCGTTATCGTTCGTCCGATGATTCGTGTGAAATATGCATTTACGTTTCAAGGTAATTACATCAAAAAAATGGTGCAATGGTACTTGATGAAAAAATTGGGCCGTATCGGCAAGCATGACGCGTCTGAAATTTTGGCCATTCGTTGGGTCTCTTTGGCCAAAGCAAGAGAGTTGGTGCAGTACCCCAGCGATATTAGGTTAGTAGAGATGTTGATGTCGTCTATGGGGGTGGCGCCGGCCACCGAAGAGCCTGAAACGGAGAATGAAGTGGAATAA
- a CDS encoding YtxH domain-containing protein, translating to MCNKHGEGLATFVLGALIGAAVGVLFAPAKGETTRKKLKKWAENAYEDGKDEFLSHTKDLKAKVLGHAEEVKGKVSQAKEALAERAGALKERFGEKAEEFKQIAEEKTEDLRNKAADGLEKAAKKLR from the coding sequence ATGTGCAATAAACATGGAGAAGGATTGGCTACTTTTGTATTAGGTGCTTTGATTGGCGCGGCGGTGGGAGTTTTGTTTGCGCCCGCAAAAGGGGAAACTACTCGCAAAAAACTCAAAAAATGGGCCGAGAATGCCTATGAAGACGGCAAAGACGAATTTTTGTCACACACCAAAGATTTAAAAGCCAAAGTACTTGGCCATGCAGAAGAAGTAAAAGGCAAAGTATCCCAAGCCAAAGAGGCTTTGGCCGAACGGGCAGGCGCTTTGAAAGAACGCTTTGGTGAAAAAGCTGAAGAATTCAAACAAATTGCGGAAGAAAAAACTGAAGACTTGCGCAACAAAGCCGCCGACGGCCTGGAAAAAGCCGCCAAAAAATTAAGATAA
- the gltA gene encoding NADPH-dependent glutamate synthase, translating into MPNPSAPRQNGHQQEPSVRKNNFEEVAHTFTKEEALLEAERCLNCPTHPCQNSCPVGVHIPAFIAKIKEGDIGGAASEIMKTSLLPAICGRVCPQEKHCEGHCVLKAKFGSVNIGGLERFVADTARAQGLLKPPTPAENTGKKVVCIGSGPSSLACAAELRRAGHDVTVLEALHAYGGVLRYGIPSFRLPREVINKEVETVQQMGVKFKTDVLVGATITLPELLKEYDAVYIGSGAGLPMMLGIKGENAVGVYSANEFLTRVNLMQAYKFPQTDTPIKVGKNVIVLGGGNSAMDAARCAMRLAPETVTIAYRRSSEEMPARAAEVEHAQEEGVVFEYLVTPKEMVKDDNGHVRGVRFTRNELGAPDEKGRRRPVEIVGSDFVMPADTVIVAIGQRPNPTITKTTPDLKTTERGVIALNEKRETSLEGVFAGGDIIRGGATVLLAMNDGIAAAGKINEYLERK; encoded by the coding sequence ATGCCCAATCCGTCAGCCCCGCGCCAAAACGGTCATCAGCAAGAGCCGTCTGTGCGCAAAAATAATTTTGAAGAAGTAGCCCATACTTTTACTAAAGAGGAAGCCTTGTTAGAGGCGGAGCGTTGTTTAAATTGCCCTACGCACCCTTGCCAAAATTCTTGTCCTGTCGGAGTTCATATTCCGGCTTTTATTGCTAAGATTAAAGAAGGTGATATCGGCGGTGCTGCCAGTGAAATTATGAAAACCAGCCTTTTGCCGGCTATTTGTGGCCGCGTTTGTCCACAGGAGAAACATTGTGAAGGCCACTGTGTGCTTAAGGCTAAATTCGGCTCTGTTAATATTGGCGGATTGGAACGTTTTGTGGCCGATACCGCACGCGCGCAAGGCCTTTTGAAACCGCCTACACCAGCTGAAAATACGGGCAAGAAAGTGGTTTGTATCGGCTCGGGTCCGTCTTCTTTGGCTTGCGCGGCCGAGCTTCGCCGCGCCGGACATGACGTCACCGTATTGGAGGCTTTGCATGCTTATGGCGGTGTGTTGCGTTATGGGATTCCTTCTTTCCGCTTACCGCGTGAAGTAATTAATAAAGAAGTGGAAACGGTGCAACAAATGGGTGTGAAATTTAAAACAGATGTGTTGGTAGGGGCGACTATTACCTTGCCTGAACTTTTAAAAGAGTATGATGCTGTTTATATCGGCTCAGGGGCGGGACTGCCGATGATGTTGGGCATTAAAGGGGAAAATGCCGTAGGCGTTTACAGCGCCAATGAATTTTTAACTCGCGTAAACTTGATGCAGGCTTATAAATTCCCGCAAACCGATACGCCGATTAAAGTGGGCAAGAACGTGATAGTATTAGGCGGAGGGAATAGCGCTATGGACGCGGCGCGGTGTGCGATGCGCTTGGCTCCGGAAACGGTGACGATTGCGTACCGCCGAAGTAGCGAGGAAATGCCTGCTCGTGCCGCCGAAGTGGAACACGCCCAAGAAGAAGGTGTGGTATTTGAATATTTGGTGACGCCTAAAGAAATGGTCAAAGATGACAACGGACACGTGAGAGGAGTGCGTTTTACACGCAATGAGTTGGGCGCACCTGATGAAAAGGGACGTCGCCGTCCGGTAGAGATAGTTGGATCAGACTTTGTGATGCCTGCCGATACGGTGATTGTGGCTATCGGTCAACGTCCTAACCCTACTATTACCAAAACAACGCCGGATTTAAAAACAACCGAGCGCGGAGTTATTGCTTTAAACGAAAAAAGGGAAACCTCTTTGGAGGGTGTGTTTGCTGGTGGAGATATTATTCGCGGCGGAGCTACGGTGCTTTTGGCAATGAATGACGGTATTGCCGCAGCGGGCAAAATCAATGAATATTTGGAGAGAAAATAA
- a CDS encoding sulfide/dihydroorotate dehydrogenase-like FAD/NAD-binding protein: protein MQENEILLKEQLNEVVVKFVIYKPLIAKAAKAGQFVILRGREGGERVPVTLVDWDAQKGTITVIIQSIGKSTFMFNSLKQGDRFLNILGPLGTPVEIANYGTVAVVGGGVGIAEVYPIAKALKEAGNKVISILGARSKDLVILEPEMKAVSDIILPCTDDGSHGQKGMVTDVLKSVVGQGERINAGFIIGPIPMMKFTAKLMLELGVEPYASLNPIMLDGTGMCGGCRVTVEGKVRFACVDGPMFPARTIDFDELIRRTGEYKDREKAAVEHYEKDHQCKLGLH from the coding sequence ATGCAAGAAAATGAAATTTTGCTCAAAGAACAACTTAATGAAGTAGTGGTCAAGTTTGTTATTTATAAACCGCTTATCGCCAAAGCGGCTAAGGCGGGCCAATTTGTTATTTTGCGCGGTAGAGAAGGCGGAGAACGTGTGCCCGTCACCTTAGTAGATTGGGACGCGCAGAAAGGCACGATTACCGTGATTATTCAATCTATCGGTAAATCTACCTTTATGTTTAACTCTTTAAAACAAGGGGATCGTTTTTTAAATATTTTGGGTCCCTTAGGTACACCGGTGGAAATTGCCAACTACGGCACAGTGGCCGTAGTGGGTGGCGGAGTGGGTATTGCCGAAGTATATCCCATCGCCAAAGCCTTGAAAGAAGCCGGCAACAAAGTGATTTCCATTTTAGGGGCGCGCAGTAAAGATTTGGTAATTTTGGAACCGGAAATGAAGGCAGTGTCTGATATTATTTTGCCCTGCACCGATGATGGCTCTCATGGACAAAAAGGCATGGTGACCGATGTGCTTAAATCCGTAGTAGGGCAGGGGGAAAGAATAAATGCAGGTTTTATTATTGGGCCGATCCCGATGATGAAATTTACGGCTAAACTAATGTTGGAGTTAGGTGTTGAGCCGTATGCCAGTTTAAACCCCATTATGTTAGACGGTACAGGCATGTGCGGCGGTTGCCGTGTGACGGTGGAGGGGAAAGTGCGCTTTGCCTGTGTAGATGGCCCGATGTTCCCTGCACGTACGATTGATTTTGATGAATTAATTCGTCGTACCGGAGAATATAAAGACAGAGAGAAAGCGGCGGTGGAACATTACGAAAAAGACCATCAATGTAAATTGGGCTTGCATTAA